TTTCAGCTATTGTCCTTTCTAGATAGATCCAATTAATGACATGGCTCCCCACGTTGCCATCCTCTTTCTACAAAGGTAAAACATCCACTAAAGAGCaactttatattattttagtTACAACTAAAATTATCAAATCGCACTTTTTCGCCGTAACGTCCGCATTCGAACGCACCACAGCAGCATTTGAAAGTAGCACAAGCTATCGATAACATGagtaatgtttctctgtgtcagaCCTCCTACTTCCCTAAAGTTCCCGACACCTTCCCAAGTGTGACTCAACTTACCTACAGACACCTCCACTACGGGCAGCAGAGAAGCGCTCCATTTCCGAGCCCATCCTCCTCCGTGTGTTTTGACCATGCCGCCAGTCACCCTCCATCCCTCTAGTTATCTAAATAGTTGACAGCCGTTCCCTTTCAGCAATTAACCTAGCAACGAACCAATAGAAGCGTGACGTTGACGTTTGTACGTTACGTATTCTAATTTATCCATAATTCCACTTATCTGAAGTTTAATTAATGATAGTGACATATCAAGGAGTACTTTAACAAGTAAATAAAACCTTGATGAACTGCAGACATGTGTATTAGAAACATATATCTGTCCCATAttaaaaaattgagaaaaatcaGTGTTAATATTTCTAATAAAGTTTATAAGCGAGATGTATCTTAACTAGAGCTGCAGATGGTTACATGTGACTATAAGGACGAAATTCTTTCAAGtcataacacatttttttgtgaacaAATATGTCAATCCATCACTTACACAGGCATAGAGGTAGCTTACATCAACTTTTTGGTGCACTTTCTCGTTTTTATCCACACCCCTTTACTTGCTTGGCACACACTGCACATTAGCCAATGATATCAAATTTGCAATTTGTACCAATAGCAGGAattaaggcaaaaaaaaatgtcaagagATTAGATGAGACAGTGGAATATTGTCACAGATCATACATTAGAGGTAGATAGGGATCAAGACAGAATAAGAGCACAAGAGGAGGATTTCCAGGAAGAAGCCTGGCCCGAAAGAAGGCCATAGTAAGGCTATTACAGTTGTGGGTCTCCTAACAAGACAAATCAGAATGTACACAAAAAAGGCTAAGACTGTGGTAAAATCATGGGTTAGCACAGAAAAGACTTATTTTTTATCAGATTCTAGATGTTGAACTCTAATCATCTCCCAATAATGATATCATGGTATGCTGGTTTTAGGTAGAAACCTGCTAAGGCGTGAAAATCCAAATTCCTCATCAAGGAAAAGTTTGTCGTTAGGCTTGACGATATATTTGGTACAACCTAAACTAAATAGGCAGGCATgtaataagaaagaaaacatatacTTAATACATAAAACACGGTGATAATTCATGTTTTGCCCTTACAAATATGATCAACAATTACAAATAATTAGTGACATAATTACAAAGAGTAAACTAagaaaaaaccttaaaatggCAAGTTCATGATCATTTGCATgtcaaaagaagaagaagaagaagaagaaaaaaaaaaaggaaaaacatgctGTCCCTTGTACTTCAGTGGGTCAGGTGTTTATAGTGTCAGCTTCAGAAACAAAATCTGTGCAGCATAGTCCATTAGTTACCACTCAGGTAGATGGCTTTAAGACAAAACCTATATAACTTGGATCTCCACATTTATTGACAAATGGAAATGGTATTGCACAGACAGCTGCATTGAGAGAGAGCTCTACACTGCTGGAGCCAGCCCAGTTTGTGTTCTATAAACCAAATGGCAAAGATAGAggtcactgatgatgatgatgatgatgatgatgataatgattataataatgatgtaaacaaaAACCAATTTGTGCATCTTCAGCTTTACCGAAAGTCTGAGAACAATCACTCTACCAAAGACATTGGCAAATTTTAAGAAATTCTTGTACAGTACAAACTGACggctctttttctgtttgaactATGCCATTGGTGTTAAGAACATGAAATGCTTTCCCTTTACAGCAAAACACAGAGCCGAGGCGAGTGAGGAGAAGCTCTCTCTAGACGCTGCTCTGGGGTCAGCTTTGCTATTAGGATGAAATCGGAGCAGCCTCGGTAAGAAAACAGATCATTCTCACTGTTAGGTGACCGTTGTGGGAAACTAGGACTTACAGCAAATGATTCCAGATgctcatcatacacacacacacacagacacacattgcTGTGCTGAAGGTAATGCTGACGTTGAGAAGACTTTGCTGATTGTGTTAGCCCTACAATGTGACTTTGCTTCATCTGCACATGTTAAAAATCCATGCCCGTACGTGGAACAGTGCTTGTACTGAATGCAGTGTATTATTAGAAACGTATATTCAGTCTGTAACAGTATTGCTAGAAGCAGTCTGTGCTGGAGACTACTAATACATGTCTTTGTAGATCTCCTGTAGTAGAGGGTGGAGCGAGGTCTCCGACTCAGTCTTTTTGATCTTTTGGACAAGCTGAGCGTTCTCAGTAACCAGCTGACGGAGGTCAGCCATCTTCTGCAGCAGCTTGGGGAAGAGGTAGACAGAGTCAGAGTGGTTTGCTTGGAGGTGGAGGTCCAGCGCCTGGAGGATGCTGTCTTGACTCTGCTCCACCTGCTTCACGTTCATTAGCCCAGGACGATCTGAGAGAACGAGAAGGCACCACGGGACGGGTTATTATCAGTCATAGTTTACACTGAGCAAAGATAACATCtagcaaaaaaaaccaaaaaacccTTCAGTCTCACCTCCACAGAGAATAATGGCAGCAACAAACAGGGCCAGGTCACTGTCATCCAGCTCCAGAGCGTTGAACTTGACAGCAAACTCAAACTTGGGCTCCATGATCTCACTGAAAGGCTTTCTTAAACTACGCAGGAACTCCCTGGTCACAAAGCCTTTACCATTGGCCACCAAAAGTCCATCTTTGTTCATGAGAGAGGGCAGCATGGCAAAAATAGCCTCATGCACGCCGTACTTCAGCAAAGTCACCTGCAGGAAGCAAACAAGACAGTTGTACGCAAGTTATTTCCTACATAGACATATACAAATTATCTCACCGTGCAGCACACAGAGGAGACAGTGACTAACCTGGTCATTAAGGAAGAGGTCCACAAACCCTGGAATGCACTTGGCGAACTCGGTGAGCTCTCGCACAGTCTCCACCGTAGTGCACTGGCAGCGGTAGAACACATGGACCCCAATCTCCTTGGTCAGGGGTGCACCTGGAAGTAACTGGCTCCATACCAAACCACTTTCTGCCTTCCAGAGTGTGTCTACATCGTAGATCACAAAGGGCTAAACGGATGACAAGAATCCAACTGACACTTTAAAGACTAGAATATACCTGGTATGACATTTTTGAGGGGTAAGGTATTGAGTGCTAGATTAAAACTCTGCACTTTGTGGTTCACTTGCATCTTTTCAAGTCAGACTGTACAATATGCTTTAATTTCTAAACATTTCAAGGGTCAGACAACAGATGTAACGACATATTATGTATTCATGTATCTGTAAAACCAGGCAGTCAAGCTCAGATGAGCTGTCCTAAAACTGGAACATACCGAGGTGCTGCTGGTTTTGCCCGTCAGGATGCTGCGAGCCCTCTTCTTGGTCATGCTGAGGTTCTTCTGGTAGGCTGTGTTGACTTGTTTGGCCAAGGTCTTCAGGTCTGAACCACCTGGTTTACCGTGGTTCAGCTCCTCTGCAAGCAACCCTGCCACCAGCTTCTTCCGCTCCGCCTCAGGCATACGTCCATATCGGATCGCTGAGCAAACACATACATGCTGGTTTTTTATTTTGAGTGGTTATTCCAAGAGTGAATCACTTTGTCAGTACCACAGTTGGGTTCTGATAcctggttttgtttttagagCAAATTCCAAGTTAGAAAAATACCCAAAAGTTAATCAAATGCTTGCACTGAAATACCCATCACCTCAGTGAACCTGAAGAACTGAGAAATTACAAGTGACTGTGCGCTCTGcttgaaaattaatttttctTTACCCCCCAACACCACATTATGGATAAAAGTTCCAAAGGAGATTAGAAAGGATTTGAAATAAATGagtagtttttctttttattcacgTCAGATTCAATAAAATTTCATCCCCCCTTGTCAGTAAAATACCTTTTCATTCAAGTCTTGGACTTGTAAAAAGaattattttgcatgtttactgttttaaattatttacaaaGTTCATTTGCTAAAATATTTTCCCACTCACCATCATGGGACATTCCCAAAGACAGGCACTTCTGGAAGCGACAATATTGGCACTTGTTACGATTCTTCTTCTGAATCTTGCAGGAACGCTCACAGCGCTCATATTCCAGTTTCATCCGCACAGTTCGCCGGAAAAAGCCCTGAGTGAGAAACAACTGGTTCAGCGGCTTTGATAAACTGTTGCTAACAAACGATGTAATTTAAGGCAGCTATTCTGCTGTGTTACACAAATTGCATTACCTTACAACCCTCGCAGGCATGAACACCATAGTGGAAGCCAGAGGCCTTGTCCCCGCAGACCTTACACTCCACGCTGATCCCAGACGCTGCGCTGTCTTCTCGGCCAAGACGCAGCTGCTCTGACAGCGAGGGAGACGAGGTATGGGACAGGTCTGCATAAAGAAATGCAAGAAGAGTAAGGTTCAGGAATTATCTATCATCTAAATACACGTCCATTTTCCAGAAAGCATGTGATGGGATGTTGAAATAAAAGTCTCACCTGTGTAGCTGGATGCTGCACTGCTGTTCTGCCTGCTGTGATCGTTTTCCTCCTGATCctgactctctttctctcttttcttctggtCCCCTTTCAGGCCTTTAGAGGCAGGCACtacctccttctcctccttgtcctcttcatcctcactTTCCCTGGCTTTAAGGTCTTGCACGTCTGTTAGCTCTGACACACTTGTCCCCCCGCAACTGTCTGAACCTCCAGACTCTCCCTCCGGCGCCGTCCACCTAACATCGGCCGTGTCCTGGGGGGACTTGGGCTCGCAGTAGCCGTTGACCCTGTCGTGCTGCTCTTTAGCAGTTTTCTGAAACCCTTCCATGGTTCCTGTTGAAGCTGACTCAGCGGCTCCCCTCTTGTCACGTTGCCGTCATAGCTCCACTAGTTAAGAATgaaatcatttgttttaaataagcAATATTAAATTAACAATGTATACTTAATACACAGAGCAAGAATGAACACTAGATCACCGTTAACTGGCCTCTAAAGCCCACATTTAATCTACTACCTCGCTATTAGACCATAAAATGCCCTCCTCAATGCTGGTTACCAGTCTCCAGCCATGCTGCATGTAAAGCTTGTCCGAGCATGTAGCAGGTTCAGGTCTTGATAGGCTTCTATCAACTGAAGTGTATTTATTTAGGTGTCCTGTTTATTTAAGAGCCCTTTCACATCTGCCTCACTTGGTCTGGACTTTTggacttttcagtttgatccGAACCAAAATTACAGGTGTGAAACCTCCCCTGGACCACACAGCCAAACCTTGGTCCAACGAAAAGAGGTGGTCTCGGTCCAGATCAAACTGCACCATGGTTCGGTTTGTTTCtagtgtaaaaactttttttttttttttaaatggtttggacTTTCGGACCAATAACAGGAAGCTCAGGCAGGGTATCGTCAGAactggaaaaaggaaaaatgagctCTGGTAGCAcatggggagaggaggagaacaagtgtttaattgaaatatggTCCAATGACGTTATAAAAAGTCAACTGgaaaaaactcataaaaatgcCGACACTTTCCAGGTATTTTCCgagaggatgagagagggaggataTGAGAGGACAGGAGAGCGATGCTACCTGAAGATACAGTAATGCCATAATAATATTATCATagagaaacaaaatgattttttcattcatttttctccattaattcaaACAGGGATAGAAGGCTATCTGCAGAACTGACAACACACCAACGTCAGACGCACGGCCGTCCACAAACCAATAAATGTCAAGTATAAGGAGACGCAGCCCAcgtagatgatgatgattggaCATATCTACGTCATGCAAAGTTCTTCAGAGCGCGCGCATAATTgcaatgtgaaaccaaaactaatcagatcaaatatatacagtggaacaaaaacaggaacctTGGTTTGAACTTTCAGGTGTTGAAAGGCCCTGAGCGGCCACAGAATGTCCTTGATAGTAATAGGCTTATAACATGATTTacatacactgtgtgtgtggcCATGCATGGATTACCAAGCAGAACAGACAAGCAGGGTCCTCAGACCATTAAGAGCCCTCAACTCCCCACTTTTGAAGACAAACTTCCAACATCTTACTAATAAGGGTAGATGATTTGGATAAAACCCTTAGTCACAGTATATGTCATTTAATATCCTGATATCAATATGTATCAtgtaaattaattgaaaaactGTTAACTGATAAAAATAACTAGTCAGGAATGTCAGTTTTCGGCTAATACAGCAAATTTAATACCTGGCAGatcaaggcacacacacattgattcAAAACTCATATAAAATTGCAATATTGACATAAAGCAGTCCTGCTAATTGATTTTGAACAATGTCCAATCTGGCCTATTTGTAAACTCAAAGATGTTAAAGGGACAGTTACCACAGAATAAACAGTGCTGCTAATTCTCTGACGgtcaagacattttttttagcatctcaGGGAATACAGTACATTGCCTTTTTGACTACTCTTTCTTCCTAATGTCCTATCAGAAGACGTGTCTAAAAGGCTAAAAATCCAAATTAAAAACCACAAGCCTGGACACAAATAAGGGCCCCAATCTCTATTAACATACTGGGCCCAAAGCACCAGATCCCTGAGGCGACCACAGTTTTCATTAATGAACATTTCAGTCTGTTCTCTGCTATCTTAAAAAGTAAACTTTGTCTCTTCTGCAGCTTGGAGACATCTGTATTATTGTTTGCCCCAGTTTCATGGTAGGGTGCACAGTGTACTTGGAGGGTGTTTTAAGGGGACAGGGTGCATGCACTGTGTACACACTGAGCAGTGTTGATCGTTGGTGGGGGCGGTGGggaaggtggtggtgggggcctggggaggggggggggggggtgggggagtaGGCTTTGGGGATGGGGGTTACATTTTTGCCCCGCGGCCCCCTAGTGGATTAATCCGTccgtgtgtgtgtagctgtgacCTGACACAGCCACAGTGTCTACTTATGTGAGATTAATAACCTGCTTACAGTGCATACTGCTATTAAATGACTACTAAAAGCGGTACAAAGTCTAAACTCTGTTTGTTTTCGTGACATTTCCGACAAAAACCCCGCCAGAGATGAGGAGTGTTAGGACTTGTCCAGCAGACAACCTGTCACACTGGTTCTCGGAAATATCTGCTAACGTTACTGTGAATTGTTTGAGTCAATGACAGGACTGTAACTGGATACAAGCATTAGAGAAAGGAAAGGACGACTAACTTATAGACAccattaaacttttttttccttttttaagcTGAAGTGGGAACAATATGAGACGTTAAACTGTCAGCAGGCCGCCGGAGAGAGTCGGCACGGCGAGCTAACTTAGCTAGTTAGCTACTAACCTTGAATGTTGACTACCACTAGCTGTTAGCGCGGCTGACCCACATTCCCGTGTGTGCCTTTAAATAACGTTAGCAGGCTCTTGCCAAGTTAGCTTACCTCTCCCAATAGTGCTGCTGGTCCAGGAGACTTTTTTTAACGCTACGAGAAATTGTGCACAGGCTGAAATAAACAGCAGTCCCCGAGTCCAGTCCAGGAGCGATCGGCTGCCGCTGACAAGTAGTTTGAAGTCACCAGCAGGAGCTGCTAACGTCAGACTGCTAACATAAACTTAGATTGATCCAGGCCTTCATGTAGCAGCCGAGCTGACACACCGCTGAGCTCAAGAGGCAAGAAAAACAGTTTGGACACTTTTGTTGGCTGCCATATCACATGCAGATAAGCATAGTCAACAGATAATCCCTCCCCGACTGTCTCCTTGTTGTTCCtagctttgctttgctttgctttgctttgcctctctctctctctctctctctcgctctctctctctctctctctctctctctctcgtcacATGCCAGGACACAgccccccctcctcaccccctcacctccccgcccccccccccacacacaacAGCCTTCCGAGGATCACTAAAATATGCTGTTGTTTCTGTAATCTGTAactgtgtgtagttatatttcTCTGTGGAGCTGCACTGATACTAAAAGGCTTTAGAGGACATCAGGAAATGTGGCATTGACCATGTCTGCAGGGATAGATAGATAGCCCACATGGGGTTTAAAGCCCTTTGACACAAATCTGTGCTTTTCAgttatgtaaataaagttaacCTGACTGcctatacatacatacatacatacatacatacatacatacatacatatatttatatatatattagaacAGTGGCCTATGCAGCGCCTGGCACCAGTCTAGCAGACACAGAAGTCAAATGCCTACTGCCTACAGATAATCTGGTGCTACAACAGCACCTTGATCTTCTGCACCAGTTCTCCCAGACCTCGGCCTAGACAGTGAATCTAAccaagatttttttaaaaatttaaaaagatattcCAAAAAAGACCCAGCTtccaaaactacaaatataaaTTCTTTCTAGATACCATTGCTCCAGATCAaaactagatagatagatagatagatagatagacagacagacagacagacagacagatagatagatagatagaaactttattgatcccaaaGGAAATTTAAGCATCCAGTCActcaatacaataaatacacacaataatacacagtaaaagTTAGCCTGTAACAATAAAAATTAGCTTGAAAATGTGACTGCACTATATTCATGAACTAAAGACTTGAACTAAAAAGTCCTGTATACATGGAGACTGTTGATACAGTAGATTAATAATTTCacactgcaaaaagaaaaaagtgcaaTGACCGTAAGTAAAGTgactaaactgtaaataaagtgactGACAGTAAATAAAGTGACTGACAGTGCATGACGTGACTATGACATTATTCAGGGTGATTATCATAGTAAGCAcaaacagaggagcagagcatcAGGCCCAGTACTGAACATCTCCCCTCCCCCATTGGGAGGAGTTGAGGAGCCTGAAGGCTCTGGGAGACAAAGGGTCTCCTAAGTCTGTCTGTTGAGCAAATCTGTGACAGCAACCTGCCACTGAACCTACTCCTCTGCTTCTTCGTGGTTTAATTCAGTGTCACTGTCATTGTCTATGATAGACGTCAGTTTGCAGAGGGTCCTTCTCTCTACGACCGTCACCAGAGAGTCCAGCTCCATACCAACCACAGAGCCGAGTCACTTGACCAGCTTGTCCAGCCGCACAGTGTCTCTCTTCTTAATGCTGCCTCCCCAGAACACCACAGCATAGAAGAGAAGACTGGCAGCCACGGACTGGTAAACATCTGCAGGAGTTTCTTACAGATGTTAAAGGACTCCAGCCTCCTCAGGAAACAGAGCCGGCTCTGCCCTTTCCTGTAAAGAATGTCTGTGTACTCTGACCAGTCGAGTTTGTCACCCAGCTTCAGCTCAAGATACTTACAGGTCCTGACCTCCTCCACATCAGCCCCCTCAATGGAGACTAGTTGCAAGAAGACCCCAGACCTACGAAAGTCCACCACCATCTCCTTGGTCTTGAATATATTCAACTGCAGCTGGTTTGGCTGGTACCATGCAACAAAGTGATCCACCAGACCCCTGTACTCCCACTCCGGTCCACCTATAACTATAACTAACTAACTATACCTACCTCAACCTAAACATCAGTGCCACACGTAACTTCAACATAGCTGTGAACAACCTGAGAGACCCGGCAAGAAGGACTATATATGCCATCAAAAAGAACATCAAGTTGGACACCTCAATTCAAATCTGGCTTAAAATATTGGCAtccatataaaacatatttcccTCTATTGCTGCGAGGTCTTGGGTCCACTTGCCAACCAAGATTTTACAAAATGGGACAAACACCAAACTGAGACTCTGCACGCAGAATTCTGCAAATCCACTCTCGGCAGCCAACGGAAAACTAAAaagattcaattcaattcaaaagagagcatttaaattttataatcATCTAAGAGAAAGTGACCCTGACACGCTCCGTAACAAAGCCTCACCTGCAGAGAGACCCTAGAGATAAGCCCCCTCAGCCAGCTGGTTCTGGGACTCTGTccacaaacacaagcagagcCCCCAGACACAAACCTCACCAGACTAAACCAAATTATTAGAAAACAAGAGCAAAACTATTTGACACATTGGAAAAAAAGTAACTAAAAACCAGAGCAGACTGGATTTCTGTTTTGCCCTAAACAGAAAATACTCAGTATATTACCTGACCACTGTGACCGATCCAAAACTTAAACTAGTCCAGACTCTATGTTAGCAATCATTCTCTCTAGAAAAGACAGACTGCACACGACAGGAAGCCGGCGGAAGCCCAGCTGCACGTTTTAACCACTTGCCAA
This window of the Thunnus albacares chromosome 5, fThuAlb1.1, whole genome shotgun sequence genome carries:
- the ppardb gene encoding peroxisome proliferator-activated receptor delta b — its product is MEGFQKTAKEQHDRVNGYCEPKSPQDTADVRWTAPEGESGGSDSCGGTSVSELTDVQDLKARESEDEEDKEEKEVVPASKGLKGDQKKREKESQDQEENDHSRQNSSAASSYTDLSHTSSPSLSEQLRLGREDSAASGISVECKVCGDKASGFHYGVHACEGCKGFFRRTVRMKLEYERCERSCKIQKKNRNKCQYCRFQKCLSLGMSHDAIRYGRMPEAERKKLVAGLLAEELNHGKPGGSDLKTLAKQVNTAYQKNLSMTKKRARSILTGKTSSTSPFVIYDVDTLWKAESGLVWSQLLPGAPLTKEIGVHVFYRCQCTTVETVRELTEFAKCIPGFVDLFLNDQVTLLKYGVHEAIFAMLPSLMNKDGLLVANGKGFVTREFLRSLRKPFSEIMEPKFEFAVKFNALELDDSDLALFVAAIILCGDRPGLMNVKQVEQSQDSILQALDLHLQANHSDSVYLFPKLLQKMADLRQLVTENAQLVQKIKKTESETSLHPLLQEIYKDMY